A single region of the Solwaraspora sp. WMMD791 genome encodes:
- a CDS encoding rhodanese-like domain-containing protein, with translation MVTSESGTPEPGTPEPGIDRLLDKVRGRLDRVDARTAYQAQQDGEAVLVDIRPAAQRAAHGEIPGAYVIERNVLEWRLDPHSAARLDVADSPRLWPIVVCQEGYASSLAAASLQDTGLPLATDLDGGFAAWRASGLPVIEPSGAAVDDGDHPERGDAR, from the coding sequence ATGGTGACCTCGGAATCCGGCACCCCGGAACCCGGCACCCCGGAACCCGGCATCGACCGGCTGCTGGACAAGGTCCGCGGCCGCCTCGACCGGGTCGACGCCCGGACCGCCTACCAGGCCCAGCAGGACGGCGAAGCGGTGCTGGTCGACATCCGTCCGGCCGCTCAACGCGCGGCGCACGGCGAGATCCCCGGGGCGTACGTGATCGAACGCAACGTGCTGGAGTGGCGGCTCGACCCGCACAGCGCGGCACGGCTCGACGTCGCCGACAGCCCTCGGCTGTGGCCGATCGTCGTCTGCCAGGAGGGGTACGCGTCGTCGCTGGCCGCCGCGTCGCTTCAGGACACCGGCCTGCCGCTGGCCACCGATCTGGACGGTGGCTTCGCAGCCTGGCGGGCCTCCGGGCTGCCGGTGATCGAGCCGTCCGGCGCGGCCGTCGATGACGGCGATCATCCGGAGCGGGGCGACGCCCGTTGA
- a CDS encoding ABC transporter substrate-binding protein, whose protein sequence is MLSSHRTNGLLGVLTAGAVAVALAGCSPQTEDPPVDPPTADACDPQRLDTVVPGTLTVGTDQPAYPPWFVDDAPENGSGFEGAVAYAVANQLGYEPDKVTWVRVPFATAIAPGPKEFDIDINQFSITEERRAAVDFSSPYYDVTQAVIALEGTPAATATTLAELREVRLGAQVGTTSYRAITEVVAPGTEPAVFNNNDDAKAALRNGSIDALVLDLPTAFYVTAAEIDDATIVGQLAQPSGQPEQFGLVLDKGSPLTACVSAAVDELRDNGTLDSLQAEWLADVAGAPVLS, encoded by the coding sequence ATGCTCAGCTCACATCGGACGAACGGCCTGCTCGGCGTACTCACCGCCGGCGCGGTGGCGGTCGCACTCGCCGGCTGTTCGCCGCAGACGGAGGACCCACCGGTGGATCCGCCGACGGCGGACGCCTGCGACCCGCAGCGGCTGGACACCGTCGTGCCCGGGACGTTGACCGTCGGCACCGACCAGCCGGCGTACCCGCCGTGGTTCGTCGACGACGCCCCGGAGAACGGCTCCGGGTTCGAGGGGGCGGTGGCGTACGCGGTCGCCAACCAGCTGGGCTACGAGCCGGACAAGGTGACCTGGGTACGGGTGCCGTTCGCCACCGCGATCGCTCCCGGCCCCAAGGAGTTCGACATCGACATCAACCAGTTCTCCATCACCGAGGAGCGGCGGGCGGCGGTCGACTTCTCCAGCCCGTACTACGACGTCACCCAGGCGGTGATCGCGCTGGAGGGTACGCCGGCGGCCACCGCGACGACCCTGGCCGAGTTGCGCGAGGTCAGACTCGGCGCGCAGGTCGGCACGACCAGCTACCGGGCGATCACCGAGGTGGTCGCGCCGGGCACCGAGCCGGCGGTGTTCAACAACAACGACGACGCCAAGGCGGCGCTGCGCAACGGCAGCATCGACGCGCTGGTGCTGGACCTGCCGACCGCGTTCTACGTCACCGCCGCCGAGATCGACGACGCCACCATCGTCGGGCAGCTCGCGCAGCCGTCCGGCCAGCCGGAACAGTTCGGCCTGGTGCTCGACAAGGGATCGCCGTTGACGGCCTGCGTCAGCGCCGCCGTCGACGAGCTGCGCGACAACGGCACCCTGGACAGCTTGCAGGCCGAGTGGCTGGCCGACGTGGCCGGCGCGCCGGTCCTGTCCTGA
- a CDS encoding amino acid ABC transporter permease: protein MHGFTAPTGSAPQVGGYQPSELQQRRDAYRRRQSVRSVLIAAASTAVLGALLVVAVRNSPGWPRVQQSFFDPAVAADALPAVLRGLWLNVRLLVFCAAGALALGLAVALARTLRPAVFFPLRAAATSYTYVFRGAPLIIVLYLFTFGVPGLRLAGTPSVLVLGGCALVVTYGAYLAEVFRAGIESVHPAQRAAARSLGLSHAQTMRYVVLPQAVRRVAPPLLNDLVALQKDVGLISLAGPIDAIRAAQIETATSYNFTPYVVAGVLFILLAIPLVAVADQVTMRAARRQTWAGTA from the coding sequence GTGCACGGGTTCACGGCACCGACCGGCAGCGCTCCGCAGGTCGGCGGCTATCAGCCCAGTGAGCTGCAGCAGCGGCGGGACGCGTACCGCCGCCGGCAGAGCGTCCGGTCGGTGCTGATCGCCGCCGCCTCCACGGCCGTGCTCGGCGCCCTGCTGGTGGTGGCGGTGCGCAACTCCCCTGGCTGGCCCCGGGTCCAGCAGTCCTTCTTCGACCCGGCCGTGGCGGCCGACGCGCTGCCGGCGGTGCTGCGTGGACTCTGGCTCAACGTACGGCTGCTGGTGTTCTGCGCCGCCGGGGCGTTGGCGCTGGGGTTGGCGGTCGCGCTGGCCCGGACCCTGCGTCCGGCGGTGTTCTTTCCGCTACGGGCCGCCGCGACCTCCTACACGTACGTGTTCCGGGGCGCACCGCTGATCATCGTGCTGTACCTGTTCACCTTCGGGGTGCCGGGGCTGCGGCTGGCCGGCACCCCGTCGGTGCTGGTCCTCGGCGGCTGCGCGCTGGTCGTCACGTACGGCGCCTACCTGGCGGAGGTGTTCCGGGCCGGCATCGAGTCGGTGCACCCGGCGCAGCGGGCCGCCGCCCGGTCGCTGGGGCTCAGCCACGCGCAGACGATGCGGTACGTGGTGCTGCCGCAGGCGGTCCGGCGGGTCGCGCCACCACTGCTCAACGACCTCGTGGCGCTGCAGAAGGACGTCGGCCTGATCTCGTTGGCCGGGCCGATCGACGCGATCCGCGCCGCTCAGATCGAGACCGCGACCAGCTACAACTTCACCCCGTACGTGGTGGCCGGGGTGCTGTTCATCCTGCTGGCGATCCCGCTGGTGGCGGTGGCCGACCAGGTGACCATGCGGGCCGCCCGGCGGCAGACCTGGGCCGGTACGGCATGA